Proteins encoded by one window of Armatimonadota bacterium:
- a CDS encoding ABC transporter ATP-binding protein, with protein MASIRLISLRKVFTFQGQRVRAVDGVTLEAPEGKILTLLGPSGCGKTTVLRCIAGLERPDDGEIRFGEQVVFSRAQGIYLPPERRNIGMVFQSYAIWPHLTVFENVAYPLRVRRLPPGEIRRRVEAALELVGLGGLGDRPAPLLSGGQQQRVALARALVYEPQVLLLDEPLSNLDAKVREQVREELRGLQRKLGITTVYVTHDQVEALSLSDVVAVMREGRVEEVGTPQQLYERPRTRFVAEFVGTTNLFTGRLVAMNGQVAVVETDWGRLQVRLEEGDVPRGERVWVGIRPEHVVMEPEPTGDVNVVGGRVLSALFEGTVMRYRIALAEGRGTLMAYGPPVWRIGEAVYLRLDPRRILLLRQSPSEAIAHHSNGGR; from the coding sequence GTGGCCTCCATCCGGTTGATCTCCCTCCGGAAGGTGTTCACCTTCCAGGGCCAGCGGGTCCGGGCCGTGGACGGGGTGACCCTGGAGGCCCCGGAGGGGAAGATCCTGACCCTGCTGGGCCCCAGCGGGTGCGGGAAGACCACGGTGCTGCGGTGCATCGCCGGGTTGGAGCGGCCCGATGACGGGGAGATCCGGTTCGGGGAGCAGGTGGTTTTCAGCCGGGCGCAGGGGATCTATCTCCCTCCGGAGCGCCGGAACATCGGGATGGTCTTCCAGTCCTATGCCATCTGGCCGCACCTGACGGTGTTCGAGAACGTGGCGTATCCCTTGAGGGTGCGGCGCCTGCCCCCCGGGGAGATCCGGAGGCGGGTGGAGGCGGCGCTGGAGCTGGTGGGACTGGGAGGGTTGGGGGACCGGCCCGCGCCGTTGCTGAGCGGAGGCCAACAGCAGCGGGTGGCCCTGGCCCGGGCCCTGGTGTACGAGCCTCAGGTTCTGCTCCTGGATGAGCCCCTCAGCAACCTGGATGCGAAGGTGCGGGAGCAGGTTCGGGAGGAACTGCGGGGATTGCAGCGGAAGCTGGGCATTACCACGGTCTACGTGACGCACGACCAGGTGGAGGCGCTGTCCCTGTCAGACGTGGTGGCGGTAATGCGGGAGGGACGGGTGGAGGAAGTCGGGACCCCCCAGCAACTGTACGAGCGGCCCCGGACCCGGTTCGTGGCGGAGTTCGTGGGGACCACGAACCTGTTCACCGGGCGCCTGGTGGCGATGAACGGGCAAGTGGCCGTGGTGGAGACGGACTGGGGGCGGCTGCAGGTGCGGTTGGAGGAAGGCGATGTGCCGCGGGGCGAGCGGGTGTGGGTGGGAATCCGGCCCGAGCACGTGGTGATGGAGCCGGAACCCACGGGGGACGTGAACGTGGTGGGAGGGAGGGTCCTCTCCGCCCTGTTCGAGGGGACGGTGATGCGGTACCGGATCGCCCTGGCCGAGGGAAGGGGGACCCTGATGGCCTACGGTCCGCCGGTTTGGCGGATCGGGGAGGCGGTCTACCTCCGGCTGGACCCGCGGCGGATCCTCCTTCTCCGGCAGTCTCCCTCGGAGGCCATCGCACATCATTCCAACGGAGGGAGGTGA
- a CDS encoding ABC transporter substrate-binding protein, translating to MRRMGGLALGVILAVVLAARGIGVGLAGPAEQPQRGGVLRVADEPPGGPFGVPWIMPVFGIIAAMPVYETLVWVDAYGRVSPRLAERWEVAPDRKAIVLRLRRGVKFHDGTELTGEAVKFSLEESIKVRRLPAYIKSVDVLDRYTVRVNLEKWDNGVFLALGGSAALIASPATIQRLGQERAQWQPVGTGPFRIVRYDPSSYADYVRFAQYWDRGKPYLDRLEMRFIQDEQTRKAALLAHQLDIAGFGDPAIIAELRDTGRFRLITGPPGAGILMIIPDSVNSDSPFADRRVREALAYAVDRDAIARALGRGNWRPWNQIAHPFSPAALQDYPGPSYNPARAKELLAQAGY from the coding sequence ATGCGGAGGATGGGAGGACTGGCTTTGGGCGTGATCCTGGCGGTTGTCTTGGCCGCCCGAGGGATCGGGGTAGGCCTGGCGGGTCCTGCGGAGCAGCCCCAACGGGGAGGGGTCCTGCGGGTGGCGGACGAACCTCCCGGAGGCCCCTTCGGGGTCCCGTGGATCATGCCCGTGTTCGGCATCATCGCCGCCATGCCCGTGTACGAGACCCTGGTGTGGGTCGATGCGTACGGGCGGGTCTCCCCCAGACTCGCGGAGCGGTGGGAGGTGGCCCCGGACCGGAAGGCCATCGTCCTGCGGCTTCGCCGGGGGGTCAAGTTCCACGACGGCACGGAGCTGACCGGGGAGGCGGTGAAGTTCAGCCTGGAGGAGAGCATCAAGGTCCGGCGGCTGCCGGCCTACATCAAGTCCGTGGACGTGCTGGACCGGTACACGGTGCGGGTGAACCTGGAGAAGTGGGACAACGGGGTGTTCCTTGCTCTGGGAGGATCCGCGGCCCTCATCGCTTCTCCTGCCACCATCCAGCGGCTGGGACAGGAGCGGGCCCAGTGGCAGCCGGTGGGCACGGGGCCCTTCCGGATCGTGCGGTACGATCCGAGCTCGTACGCGGACTACGTGCGGTTTGCCCAGTACTGGGATCGCGGAAAGCCCTATTTGGATCGCCTGGAGATGCGGTTCATCCAGGATGAGCAAACCCGGAAGGCGGCCCTGTTGGCCCATCAGCTGGACATCGCGGGCTTCGGGGATCCCGCCATCATCGCGGAGCTCCGGGATACCGGGAGGTTCCGGCTCATCACGGGGCCTCCGGGTGCGGGGATCCTCATGATCATCCCGGACAGTGTGAACTCGGATTCGCCGTTTGCCGATCGCCGGGTTCGGGAGGCACTCGCGTACGCGGTGGATCGGGATGCCATCGCCCGGGCGCTCGGCCGCGGGAACTGGCGCCCGTGGAATCAGATTGCGCACCCGTTCAGTCCTGCAGCCCTTCAGGACTACCCAGGACCCTCGTATAACCCTGCGCGGGCGAAGGAGCTGCTCGCCCAGGCGGGATATC